The nucleotide sequence CCGATGACGAAGCCCTGACGGTATCCGCTGATCGCGAACACGAGCATGAGCAGGAGCAGTACGAGATCCACGGCGGACACGCACCCAGGGTACGGGCACCGTGCCCGCGACAGGCTGACCGCTCGCTGAACGTGACCTTCGGATGCGCGCCGGTGATCGCCGCCGGCTCAGCGCACCGGGCTCTCGTCGACCGCGTCGGTGCCCGCGGAGGGCGCCGGGGCGGCGCCGGGCGGCGGCAGCTCCACCACCCGGGAACGCGGCCACGGCTGGGCCCAGCCGCCCATCTCCAGCAGGGTGTTCAGCACCCCGGCCGTGAAGCCCCAGACCAGCATGCCGCGCACCGAGAAGGCCGGGCCGATCCAACCGCTCGGGTGGCGTACCCGCATCCGGTTCGCGGGATCGACCAGCTCGGCGACCGGCAGCCGCGCGACGTGCGCCACCTCGGCGGGCTCCCGGGGGTGGACCGGGTGCGGGTCGTGCCACCAGGCGAGCACCGGGGTGACCACGAAGTCGCTGACCGGGATCCACAGCTTGGGCAGCTCGGCCAGCACGGTCACGCTGGCCGGGTCGAGGTCGACCTCCTCGTTCGCCTCGCGCAACGCGGTGGCCCGGGCGTCGGCGTCCTCCGGGTCGGCCGCGCCGCCCGGGAAGGCCGGCTGCCCGGCGTGGTTGCGCAGCGTGGCGGCGCGCTGGAGGACCAGCACGTCCGGGCCGGCGCCCGGCTCCTCGCCGAGCAGCACCAGCACGGCGCTCTCCCGGCCGCCGCTCTCCGGGGTGCTGAGCCGGGTGAAGTCCTCGGCCCGGGCGCTGCCGAGCCGGCCGAGCAGCGGGTTGAACCAGTCCGGGGGCCGTCGGGTCACAGCCGCACCCCGAGATGGGTGCGGACGAGCTCGGCCAGGCGGGCGTCGTCCAGCGCGCCGGTCGAGTCGGTGTGCCGGATCCGCCCCTCGGCGTCGACCAGGACGGTCAGCGGGAAGGCGTTGCGACCGAGCGACCGCTCGAACGCGTCCCCCTGGTCGACCAGCATGGGGAACCGGACGCCGAAGTCCTCGCCGATGGACTGCGCCCCGCCGCGGCTGTCCCGGCTGTTCACCCCGATCACCTGGAACCGGCCGCCGGCCCGCTCGCTGAGTCGTTGGAAGGCGGGTAGCTCCTTGCGGCACGGCGGGCACCAGGACGCCCACACGTTGATCACCGCCGGGCCCCGGATGTCGCGCACGTTGACCGGAGCGCCACCGGTGAAGCAGGAGAGGGTCAGGTCGGGCAGCGATGCACCGGAGGTACCGGCCGCGGCCGGACCGGAGGCCGGTGCGGCGGCGGTCAGCGGGGCGCAGTCGGCGAACGGCGACGGCCGCTCGGCCCGGGTGGCCGGTGCCGGGCCCGCCGGCTCGTCGGTGATGCCGGTGCAGCCGGCCACGGCGAGCAGCAGCGGGATGAACAGGTACGCGAGCCGACGGGTCACGGCACCTCCGCCGCGACCGCCTGCTGCGGCACCAGGTCGGGGTCGATGCCGACGGCCGCCGCCAGATCCCGGGCGCGGGGCCCCTTGAGCAGCTTGGCCGCGGCCACCGGATCGGTCGGCCCGGTGCCGTACGCCGGGCAGAGCTTCGCCAGCGTGCAGGCGCCGCAGGCCGGCTTGCGGGCGTGGCAGACCCGCCGGCCGTGGAAGATGATCCGGTGCGACAGCATCGTCCAGTCGCGCTTCGGGTAGAGCGCGCCGATCGCGTGCTCGATCTTGACCGGGTCGGTCTCGGTGGTCAGCTGCCACCGCTGCACGAGGCGCTGGAAGTGGGTGTCGACCGTGATGCCGGGGACGTCGAAGGCGTTGCCGAGGATGACGTTGGCGGTCTTGCGCCCGATCCCCGGGAGGGTGACGAGGTCGGCCAGCTTGCCGGGGACCTCGCCGTCGTAGCGCTCGCAGAGGGCCTGGCCCAGGTTGATGAGTGAGCTGGTCTTGTTGCGGTAGAAGCCGGTGGGCCGGATCAGCTCCTCCAGCTCGGCGCGGTCGGCCCCGGCGTAGTCCGCCGCGGTGCGGTAGCGGGCGAACAGCTTCGGGGTGACCTCGTTGACCTTCTTGTCGGTGCACTGCGCCGACAGGATCGTGGCGACGGCCAGCTCCAGCGCGCTGGAGTGGTCGAGTTCACAGTGCGCGTCGGGGTGGGTCTCGGTCAGCACCCGGCCGATCCGGCGGGCGCGGCGCGTGCGGCCGAGGTCGGTCTCGGTGGAGCGCGTGGTCACGCCGGCCAGCCTACGTCGCGGGGACGACGTGCCGGCGGGGCCCACGCGGGCGGCGGTGCGGCTCAGCCACCCGCCGGAGCACTGATCTTGCCGGAGCCGTCGAGCCGCGCGCCGGTCTCCGGGAAGTCGGCCCGGCTCATGTCGCGGACCAGCCCGAGGCCCCGGTCCTGCCCGTCGACGGCCGGCCGGCCCACGCTGCTCATCTGGGTCGAGGTGAACTGGCCCCCGACGAAGCGGCCCTCCGCGGTCAGCGAGACCTTCAGCACGCCGCCCCAGCCGAGCCGGCCCGAGCTGTTCAGCGACTTCCCGCCGCCGGCGAAGTTGCCCAGGCTGTAGGCGATCAGCCGCCCCTTGTAGAACTCCATGCCGCGCAGCACGTGCGGGCCGTGCCCGATCACCAGGTCGGCGCCGGCGTCGATCACGGCGTGCGAGAAGCGGACGGGGTCGCCCCGGTTCTCCCCGAAGAACATCTCGGTGCCCGGCTTCACGTGGCTCCGGTCGGCGCCCTCGGCACCCATGTGCACCTGCACCACGACCAGGTCGGCCATGTCCTTGGCCATGGTGATGACCTGCTTCGCGGCCTCGATGTCGACGAGGCTGTTCGACCAGGGGTACGACGAGAAGCCGGCCACGGCGACCTTGATGCCCTTGACGTCGACCACGGTGATCTCGCCGGGCGCGCCGGTGTGCTTGAGCCCGTGCGCCTCCAGCGCCGACTGGGTGTTCTCGTAGCCCTGCTGGCCGTAGTCGTAGCCGTGGTTGTTGGCCTGGTTGAGCAGCTGGAACCCGGCCGTGCGCAGGTGCGCCGCCCAGCCCGGCGGCGCCCGGAACTGGTAGCAGTTCTTCGGCTTCGGGCCGCACTTGCCGGCGCCGGTGTCGTCGGTGAGCGGCTCCTCCAGGTTGCCCATCACC is from Micromonospora terminaliae and encodes:
- a CDS encoding NUDIX hydrolase; translation: MTRRPPDWFNPLLGRLGSARAEDFTRLSTPESGGRESAVLVLLGEEPGAGPDVLVLQRAATLRNHAGQPAFPGGAADPEDADARATALREANEEVDLDPASVTVLAELPKLWIPVSDFVVTPVLAWWHDPHPVHPREPAEVAHVARLPVAELVDPANRMRVRHPSGWIGPAFSVRGMLVWGFTAGVLNTLLEMGGWAQPWPRSRVVELPPPGAAPAPSAGTDAVDESPVR
- a CDS encoding TlpA family protein disulfide reductase, which translates into the protein MTRRLAYLFIPLLLAVAGCTGITDEPAGPAPATRAERPSPFADCAPLTAAAPASGPAAAGTSGASLPDLTLSCFTGGAPVNVRDIRGPAVINVWASWCPPCRKELPAFQRLSERAGGRFQVIGVNSRDSRGGAQSIGEDFGVRFPMLVDQGDAFERSLGRNAFPLTVLVDAEGRIRHTDSTGALDDARLAELVRTHLGVRL
- the nth gene encoding endonuclease III — protein: MTTRSTETDLGRTRRARRIGRVLTETHPDAHCELDHSSALELAVATILSAQCTDKKVNEVTPKLFARYRTAADYAGADRAELEELIRPTGFYRNKTSSLINLGQALCERYDGEVPGKLADLVTLPGIGRKTANVILGNAFDVPGITVDTHFQRLVQRWQLTTETDPVKIEHAIGALYPKRDWTMLSHRIIFHGRRVCHARKPACGACTLAKLCPAYGTGPTDPVAAAKLLKGPRARDLAAAVGIDPDLVPQQAVAAEVP
- a CDS encoding CapA family protein, which codes for MYAPARSVPRPRRRSATRGGRLAAALGAVLVVLLAAGCGDAGSGDGPLWQPGQGGGSTASGAPVEGDQAAAPGEATEKSISLTATGDVIMGNAPSRLPANGGKGFFDDVRSALKGDLVMGNLEEPLTDDTGAGKCGPKPKNCYQFRAPPGWAAHLRTAGFQLLNQANNHGYDYGQQGYENTQSALEAHGLKHTGAPGEITVVDVKGIKVAVAGFSSYPWSNSLVDIEAAKQVITMAKDMADLVVVQVHMGAEGADRSHVKPGTEMFFGENRGDPVRFSHAVIDAGADLVIGHGPHVLRGMEFYKGRLIAYSLGNFAGGGKSLNSSGRLGWGGVLKVSLTAEGRFVGGQFTSTQMSSVGRPAVDGQDRGLGLVRDMSRADFPETGARLDGSGKISAPAGG